The following DNA comes from Anastrepha obliqua isolate idAnaObli1 chromosome 1, idAnaObli1_1.0, whole genome shotgun sequence.
CTGAGATACAGAAATGATCCCGGCGACATATAAggagtaaagggttttccaataacaggtattacaCGTGAATGGATtgggctatcgagagatgattaacgattttgtatggccggaattggatggtattgatgtggacaacgtttattttcaacaagacggtgctacgtgccacacaagcaacgaaaccattgatcttttacaggaaaattttccggaccgtgttatctctcgaggtcttctgatttaacaccttgtgacttttttctttgaggccacctgaaagagaaggtctacgccaacagcccagggtcgattcaaaacctcaaagatggaagtcgtgaggctatcgaggacatagggcagcaactttgcaattcggttatggaaaatttcatgaaaaggatattgttctgtaagcgtggtcgtggtggtcatatgcctgatgttattttgcactattaacggcataccttcctctttataatgaaatagacatccgatcatttatattacaaataccttttttttaatatcaaaataacacttcctattagaaaacccttttgTTAACGCCAAGGCCATGAATTAACTTACAAATTTGTCAAAATACTACACACAGAGCCGCAACAGCTTAGCATCTTATGTTATCACAGATGTCGCCACACGATGTGACATGTCTCAATACTTCATGTTAAGAGGCTCTAAACACAATATCTGATATTACCGTAAGAGCCGCCATAGCAGGTACCTGCTGGATTTAGTTCAGCGAATAAAGGTCTAGCATTGTCGTAGcattagccgaatgggttggtaagtgattaccattcggaattcagggagaacgtaggttcgaatctcgataaAAGACCAAAAATGTTGTTTCTAATTGCGGCcgcgcctcggcaggcaatggcaaacccttcAAGTGTATTCCCCATTGAAAAAgctcaacataaaaaatatctgccgttcggagtcggcttgaaactgtaggtccctctattcgTGGAACAAGATCAAGTCCGGTAAAGGCATGTTTTTGCCTActcagaaaaaaacacaaaatatttcgaaaatgtatCTATCTTTTTCTGGCGCACGCATTTCTTAAtacatattaacattttaagtaGGCAGCTGATTTTCAGTGCGATCAACTCCCCTGGCAAACTTTCTTATGGAAGAAACGTAGCCGGCAATGAAAAAGGAAGATTTTTTGCGGGAAACAAAATCGGCAGCAGAAGTGTTTGGAATGTCCGTCAGCAAATGCAAAACCAGTCGATATAGAGTTATGTGTATTTgtacttatacaaggtggcacaaaattaatcaccctatcgaaagatttataatttattcaatCATTActgatgattcattttgcgccaccttgtatatacctCCGAGCCGTTTAATGAGAAATAAAAGTTCAGGCAGTCAGTCACTTCTTATTACCTGATTTTGACGGAAAATTAGTCGCCAGGGTACTAAAGTGATGTGCTACACAAACACATGTATTTCAGTGCTTtcaccctctttgggtgtttggccgagcccctccttctatttgtaggGTGCGTCTTCATgtgtttccacaaatggagggccccACAGTTTTAAGCTAACTCCGAacgccaaatatttttttatgaggagcttttcttgacagaaatatactcggaggtttgccattgcctgccgaagggccaccgctattagaaaaaactttttttcattttggctttcatgcacggagattcgaacctacgcacttccgaatggcagtcaacAACCAAGCCACCGGCTACGTTGGCCACAACACACAAACATCCAACTATAAAACCGACCAATCTTTAGAGTTTTCAGTTTAGCTCTCATTGCtctaaaaccaaaaaactaaaaacaagaaTACCATTTAAAAGATATGGAAGTAAATCTTtaatacttttggtttttggcAACATCTTTCGTCATATTGAAGAAACACGTCGCCTCGTAGCGGAAAAGATCAGTAATACTAAATACATTCAAATAAGTTGAAATTATAGTGGCCAATGCACCAAAAAGCATCACCGACAAAGACACGGTAAGATCGCATTTCAGACGATACCAACACTTCAAAATATGTAGCCAATATTTGCGCATACGCAGACGGCACGATAGTGGCACGCCATtcctttgttgttgttccagCATCAATAACTGTTCCATGTCCGAATGCACCGGTTCGAAATTCAAATCGAGTGGTATGCTGCCATATGAAGACTCCGTAGCGACGCGCTGGTGCAGCCTTTCCATGTGACTAATACGACGATAGAGTAGTGGCGGTAGGATAAAGACCAGTGGCGCGACAATTGTGCCGCCTACTATATCCATGAGAACATCAAAATTAGGCACAAATTCGGCTATGAGCACTTCGAGGCCGACAACAGAAGAACGCAAAGCAATGCGCTTCCACGAAAAAGCTGAGaaaaagagaagagaagaggtggaaaaatgttatttgttgGTAACAGAGGAGATTGCAAAATGGCAGGCACAGGTATGTGGAAAATTTCAGTATTTTGGATTAATATTTGCAGTTGAGGctgcaaaataaatgtaaataaattattttaaataattcctcTACCTTCTTTAATTTGTAgataattttcaatttgcaaAAACATCGCCGAGCTACCCACAATAATCGAAAAGCACAACTGCAGTGCGATGAGTATTAGCAAAACATATAACGGAACACTCTTCGGCAGAGACTCGAGCAGATTATCGGCGATCATGGTGCCGAACTTGTAAGCCGCAATAATGGAACCGAAAATAGCAATGGCGCATGTAACTGAAATAAGAACTGGTATTAGTATAGGTGCATATGGTATTACATATTTACGGGTATGGCATAGCAAACTTACTTGTGATGCCACTGAAGGCGGCCCAGTAAACTTGAGACTTGTGCTGCATATCGATTTGCAAGGTGAGTAGCATTGGATGAATGTCGAACTGGAAAGCCAAAATGCTGTAGCCATTCAGAAGCGCCAAGAACGATGGAATTTctagagaattaaaaaaagtatgtcgTACTATAAAATAAGAGTCAATGAACGATTCTCACATTTGAACGTACCAAAGTTGACGCCTTCGAAGGGTTTACCCAACGGCATTGAGGCGAAGAGGCAAAACCACAAAAGAATCACAATCACAATGAGTACGAAGAGCGAGAAAATCGTCAATCcactgcaaataaaaataacagcTTAAACAATGCAAGCCGCAGGCATTAGAATGATATAAATGCGCACAAGCTTAACTAGTTATtgcataacgtaacataacatatgaAGCATATCATATAGGATGATTTCCGAACTAAGCGTTATTGCAAAAATAAGTGCTAGTAAATACATACAGcccggttcacttgattaggggcaatatttgtatgaaattaaCTCAAGAAGCAAgcataaactaaaatattaaaaactagtttGAATTGCCCTTGAATTGTAAAAGAAAGTGGGGAAGGCCGTCCAACAATAGATATGCAGCTGCTTCCGCGAAGCGCTCAACTGACGTGGcctaatgggcggaacttctgaagggtctatctcttagaattttactcggatcgacttaaaattttaggagagtATTTTAATCATACTGTACTATTAAATGagacaaaaaatcgattttttgaaattttcaaaccctcctaaccccttaaatggcTATTAAAGCAACCATATTTGATACACCTATACAAGAGGTTCTGATAATTCAAGTAAAGACTAAACTTTTCTCGAAAGTAAAGATGCATCAAAATGTTATTCCATCTAGAGTCTCTCTCCCCTCAATAGCAGGCACCCCGTTGACGCTCTCTGATAGAGTTAAGTACCTGAGACTTGTCCTTGACAGAGGGTTAACGTGGAAGcctaacattgaggagagaattaggaaggcaacagtcgccttgtatggctataggggcgctatcggcaaaagatggggccctTTGCTGAAAGTTACTTTTGGGTTTTATAACACAATAATAAAGCCAATTCTGCTGTACGGAGTCCTtatctggtggaactcgctggAAAGTATAACATCAGTTAAACAGCTGGAGAGGGTTCAAAGGTCTgctctcattggaatcagtggggcgcttcggaCCACACCTACTCTAGCACTCAACGCTATGATGAATGTGGCACCCGTGGACATTGCAGGAAAAAATGCTGCTGCACGCGCCACAATCAGAGGTGTTCGGACCATAAGCTAGACTTAagctacggacactctagcattctgAACAACTTTTAGTTCATccccatggtgctggatcattgtacaccttcgctaggtccgagcggaacTTCTTCCATTCATATTCCTTCAAGGGAAGGGTGGGCGAGGTGCAACATTTGGAAACGGAGCATGGCTAATATGTTAACGGATGGCTCAAAGTTGCAGGAAAGAGTTGGTGGCAAAGTATTCTGCAAGGAGCTCCCcacaagctcaaatttaggcttccggaccactgtagtgttttccaaggagaagtagccgcaattaaggaaacTGTGGATTGGCTGCTCGCTTCTGCAATTACAGTAAAGGAGGTAAATATCCTAATCTACCTAATCTAATAGTGTTTCATAGCAGCAAAAAGCAGCTGTAGCACTGTGCTCTAAGTGAATCTGAATGAATATGTATGTGGCTATAATTTCACAAAACCATTTGCAACTTAACTCATACAGTCGCTATATGTACTAATCTCAtcgatttagaaatctctaattttcttaattgcgatcattcattcgttcataagGACCGCCTTGAGCTGGAAGCATCAAGCGGCGACGCTGAGCCtgttgcaaaatgtaaaaatcatgGGGAACGTTTTGACACTATGCGATCTgctgaatttattcaacaagcaCAAGCGATCATTGTTGAGGATTCTTCGAAATCAATTAGGGCTCTTGCAAGAAATCTTAAAGTTTCTGGGGTTCTTATCCGTCGAGTTGTCGATGAAGAGCTCTGGTATAAGTCCCACATTATAcacagaagacagtttatgtcggaGCAAACACGAGGACTGCGAACAAAacactaaacaaaattaaacaccctgatCCTCCTGAGATGTTGAAGTTTTTTCCTGACGAAAAAATGTTGACCAACACCAAAAGACGAACGGCAAAAATGGCAAATGGTTATGTTCTAATCCTACAAAGGTTTCTGTGTTCATGCACCCGAATTTTCCCGCCACTGTTGtggttttaggtgttgtgagcaacaaaggatATGTCATGCCaccacacttctttactcaatGATTTCAAGTACATTCTGCTGCATGTATCGAGGTTCTAGGGGCAATAGTGATACCCTACGTTGATAGTATACGCGGTGGCAGCCCATATATCTTTCAGCAATACTCTGCTTGCTCACAAGATTGAGTgactgaaaatttccatgactaCATAACTACGAACTTTTGGCCACCTAACACCTTAACACCCTGCATTACTATGTATGGGGCGTAGTTAGGCGTGAAACCAGTAAGCATACTCATAACACCATTAACATGCCGTTACAGTCAATATGAATAAGAAGCATTTAATTCGGGCAAGCAATCGTTTCCGGACCTGGAACGAGGaggttattgcagctaatggGAATTCTACtgattttattcttcttctagcatcacagtccttggtgaaccattgcttcattcatAACCTTGTGCCATCAagcacgcctcactattaccttaccaggcccacgttaggcaaggcaaagattggcatgccagaacaataccaaatttggttgtggtcacgaaaatctgtggcagtgtctcacttaggcataaattggaatccctaactaatttgtagaagggcatccggagtattaccgaagttcggtttttcgaacctgcgcctaatgaggcagatgtgtggcgatacctttcgggacttgggtctagtttggctgccttatgaggcgcaaatttgaaatgcggtctgccttatttgcgcctaatcaccgccttaccaaaatttctagtcgggacGCCACACGTTTAGCTTTTCCATGCCTTCGGACCATCTCTTCTTCAGCCTCCAACAGCGCGTAATTCAACTGTctttcgagttgttctctcctAGGACATTTTTAACACGTGCCCGAGCCATCCTATCatctgagattttataaatcttttcacagtttcattttttgaatgattttatagatatgtaATAGCtttatgttgtgtaaaaaattcgtgaagtttcattaaattttgttctaaataaAAGCTAAATAGTTTTACTCTTaagttgtcctcaaataccgtacgcaACCTGCACGTACGGGGTAAAACGTCTTGAGCACATTTCAATTAAGGCTCTTATGCCtcttgaaaatatattaaaacagaGATTCCTTACTATGTTACACAAAACATCGATATCACACGAACCTCAGTATCTCAAGCATAAACTCATCACACCAAGTTAATCAGATCATCTCAACTCTTGCTCGCGAAATTTAAGTCATCAATatattaacacaatttttttgtattcgctATTCGTCTGTGGAATACTCTCCCACATaagttgatattaaaaaatattaaaaactcacTGCGTCTTAAAAGGCAgctaactttgaaaaaataggttcatttgaaagaaaagttccCTGGTAAATGCTTCGTTTGTGATATGTTAACTGCGAAAAAATATCATTATCGAATAGCAAAAAGTACTGCTCTAAATGAAGGCAGGCTTTGTCCCGCTAGCCCCGAGCCGCTGTTACATATGTGACCCAAAAATTGTCTCCTATATTTACAACAGAATTTTTGTTAGTCGCTAGCTTATTGTTAGCTACCTagtaaagatttttttgttgAGCAACTATCCAGCCGGCTGGATACCGGATAATAACTCAATGTATATAATCGGCGTTTACACCCTTTAATCGGTGTTTGGCTGGGCTGAAATgagtttttatgagaaactttttcgtgacagaaatacgctcggaggcttgtcattgcctgtcgaggggcgactgctattaaaaaatactttctatcattttgctgtttcatgtatGGTGATTCGAACCCGtacacttccaaatggtagttacacaccaacccattcagctaccgCCCAATCGGTAAAATTTAATCCTGAAAAATCAGCATCTAATTTGGAGAATGTTCACCTTTTAAGCAACTCGAAATGGCTGTTCGTAATGGTTTCTAAGTCTCTGCCTAATTActgtatgtaaataataatatctatgataaatattttaataagcaacataaatatttacatgcattaCGTAAATATCAAGTACATATAAAGGAATTTTTTCACGCTTCGTCGCCTCTTACCGCATATGTTTGGGACTGCGTAGCCACATCAGCGGACAACAAAATATACCAATTATAATAACCCAGTAGCAAAACGAAAATGAGAATTCATCGTCGGTTATACGTTCACCGACCAGCTCTAGATTTTGTGCAGCTATCACCAAACTTGGTATGGCTGTGGCGAAAATACTGATGTCGAGCAAGATGCGCACGAAAAGGCTGAGGTAGCGTCCGTATGCCAAATCGGCAATAGCTGCATAAGGGTACctgttaattaaaatatttaaaaattatgaaattgcaTAAGTATacgtatttattgttttgtgatggaatatatataatatgtatttttatattagtaCTCTTTGGAATGCTAACCTGCTCCCAGACTCGAACAAACAATTGATGGAGGCACGCACACCTTGGGCAAAGCCTTAATGCTTTGTAAAACCTAAATGCCTTGTGGAtaaggggttaggagtagtcagaatttaaaaaaaaattggatttttttttgcattttctaaaagatattactttgaaaatattgtgtgaaaatttgaagtgaatcggacaaatacttttcgagttattcaacaattaacagagggcgctcgggcgctccggagctcgatagcaaaatttcaagtttttctgtgtttctcaaaactttgttttttgaactggtgatcactgtaacttaaaaaccgcatggtagatttcaataaaatgtatactgctattgaaaaacataaaaaaactcgtgtctgatcgaaggattttttttcaaaagtttcgatttttttaaacaattaattgtcgtttttttctcgaaaatctgaaaatatttactgaggccctcatattgttaattttgaaaaaaagcttcgatcaggcaccaAATTATGTATTAATAGAACtcatttctcttgtccgattgattttagatgaatttccaaTGACTTGTGaagatcaccgcaagggactcctggagaaacgggctcaacacaaaaagccataattttttttttttttgaaatttcgctaAAGTCAAGCCGAAACATGAAGTTTTAATGCTATGTttctatatttataaattaaagtaattgactagcaaaaaaaattcttgaaaatcatcactttttcgggcctctgactacccctaacaccATAGACCAGTTTCAATTTaggcattgaaagccaacattactaaagttattcacaatTAGATACCGACAGTAGTCCTCCAGcaaatcattcaaaattggtgtttacggatggtcgAATCACGGCGCACTTGAGGCTAACATttaaaagggattatctttaaaaaaaaagaggttgtctgtaaagtcggtttactgacgatagtttaacgtgataacgtcataagaaaatactaattgaatggttgcatttttcaaaagaaaattttaattttatttgtttgatagatattttgtatggatatagagaatgagttaacattaacataacataatatatattaacataacataacataacataacataacataacataacataacataacataacataacataacataacataacataacataacataacataacataacataacataacataacataacataacataacataacataacataacataacataacataacataacataacataacataacataacataacataacataacataacataacataacgtaacataacataacataacataacataacataacataacaatataacataacataacataacataacataacataacata
Coding sequences within:
- the LOC129250794 gene encoding uncharacterized protein LOC129250794 gives rise to the protein MFFKRRHKPALRPSKAYYHSNDPPSLPPSTQPHNDQLPFLLRGRFSALPHLQTIGEEKENLTLFIAVLYVVDLFGVLPFITLPALLVQLGFLGIPLVLSVIVLQIYTSFLLSQCWIMAESFDPSIVQKSRYPYAAIADLAYGRYLSLFVRILLDISIFATAIPSLVIAAQNLELVGERITDDEFSFSFCYWVIIIGIFCCPLMWLRSPKHMRGLTIFSLFVLIVIVILLWFCLFASMPLGKPFEGVNFEIPSFLALLNGYSILAFQFDIHPMLLTLQIDMQHKSQVYWAAFSGITITCAIAIFGSIIAAYKFGTMIADNLLESLPKSVPLYVLLILIALQLCFSIIVGSSAMFLQIENYLQIKEAFSWKRIALRSSVVGLEVLIAEFVPNFDVLMDIVGGTIVAPLVFILPPLLYRRISHMERLHQRVATESSYGSIPLDLNFEPVHSDMEQLLMLEQQQRNGVPLSCRLRMRKYWLHILKCWYRLKCDLTVSLSVMLFGALATIISTYLNVFSITDLFRYEATCFFNMTKDVAKNQKY